Genomic DNA from Vespa velutina chromosome 6, iVesVel2.1, whole genome shotgun sequence:
tgaaacacatatttttcttatcgcaaAAGTAGGAGGAAACTTAATGGATATCTAATGCAAATCATTGCGATCTATCTTGTTATTTACTTCGTAAGAAGTTAGTAATCATAATTCGAATTGATATGTTTATCTAAGTATTGATGAATATTTAAGTTTTTCATGAAAGCTCGTCATCGTATCATTACCTGATCGTAATACTGGTCTCTTAGTGCGGTGAGATGACTGGTACCATAGTCCCTGATGTCGCGTATGTGTCTCATCTGACCCTCGTAACTATCCCGAATCCATTCCACTTGCTGAACACAGTTGTCCTTGATTCTATGCACTTGTTGAGTATAATTTTCACGCAATCTCTCCAATTGTTGACTCTTATACTGTTCTATATTATCCAACATCTGATAAATTTGTTTTGCTCTTGGTGTCGCACCCACGCGCCTGCAGCAAATACACCATTTTATACAACCGCACCTGGAAAATATCGTGGtaagattagaaaaatgtttatcgaaagaaaaattaaccgTAGAAGTAATTCTTTAAGTAATGCTTATCGATCGCTCGTGACCTTCTACCGAATTACTTTACACAGGCGGTATCATTTCAGCGAacaataattgaatattttggTCGATAGCAAACAACGATGTAAATATTAGATTTTGTTGGTTTCATACATTATGATCAGGAAACCGGTTTAtgacgtaaataaaaaagaaatcagcaCGAATAATCACCTCAGGAAAAAGTATCGAATCAACTGCAAAAATAGGGTCAACAGGAGGAAGGCCGTTGCGCTGACTCCACCCACTACTATACTGAAGATTTGGATGTTATGAAGTGTTATAGGATCCATTGCCAACATAATATAGGTTGTTGCATTCGCTATAGGATTAATGGCGAAGCATCTGTAAATCCCAACGTCTTGCCTGAGTAGTTTGCTAATGTACAAAGAGCCATTCTCCAGAATGCGTATCCTCCCATCATCGTCGACCGGTTCGTCCAGTTTCCATCCGTGTATGTGAGGATGCTCTACAAATGCATCAGGGAATGCCGGATCGGGGTTCCAGTGAAGAACCTTGAGCTTTGGAGTGACCCAAGCCAAGGACGGCGCCGGATTGCCATTAAACTCGCACTCCAGTAAAACTGAACTAAGCAATAGATACTGATTGGCGAAAGAGACCCGTGCCAGGGTCGGTGATGTACAATTTAGATAACGAAGAGTTTGCAAGGTATTGATGGTACCATCGATCTCATGTCCGCACCTGAGGCCACTTTTGAAAGCTGCACGTAAATGAGTTCTGCTTTCCGCCCATTTTACAAACCAGAACATACGACAATCGCAGGCCCATGGATTTCCTTGAAGCTGCAATTCTCCAAGATATGGTAATTGAGCAACGTTGGCTGGAAGGAAAGCTAAATCGTTGTCCCGTAAATTTATTCTTCGAAGGGACGGCGTATCGTCTAACACGTGTCGAGAGATCTCACGCAATGGACTATTTGTCAATTCGAGAGTCTCCAATTCCAACAATCCTGCGAAATTCTGATCCCGAAGTATCTCTAATTGAGTGCCGGACAGTAAAAGAGTTCTCAATTTGCTAGTCGGTCGCCAGAGATCTTCAGGTAGCTTGGAGATTGGTAACCTCTCGAGATTGAGCCATCGTAGATTGGAGAGACCTTGAAAGACTGCATTTGTCAGACGAATGACGGGATTGCCAGCTAGATCCAAATATTCCAAGGATGTGAGCTCGGCGAAAAGACCACGTGGCAGTACATCGATCTCGTTGTCGGCTAATTCGAGCACTTTTAACAGAGCAAGACCGGAGAAGAGTCTCGAGGGTAATTTCGTGAGTCTGTTGGCTGATAATCGGAGTTCTTCCAATTGCTTGTTGGGTCTAAAGCTATGATCCGGCAGAGATACTAACAAATTTTCGCTTAAATCCAGACGGAGTAATCCTTTTACTGGACCGAATGCTTGGAAGGGCAGTACGGACAAATGATTTGTCGCCAGACGTATCTCGTGGAGATTATCGAGGCCCTGAAAGAGGACCTGCGGCAAGGTGATCAATCGATTACCGGTGAGATTCAGGTACTGTAGTCGGCGCAACGGGTGGAAGACGTCCGATGGCAGTTCTGCCAGCCTGTTATCACCTAAGTTGAGGCTCTCGAGAGATTCCGTCGCTCGAAATACACCAGGCTCTATCCTTTCTATTCCACTTGACGTCCAAATGAGACTTCTCAGAGCAGCAGAGGTTTCCAATGCCGCGACTGGAATCGCGGCAGCTTGAACATTCTTCAGGATAACGGTGTCCGCTTCTTGCGGTATCCCAAGACCAAGAAAGCTGCGTGACTCGCAGAAGAGACTTTCCTCGTTCTCCGTACATTCGCAACCCGCGGCACATTCTATCCCCGTCGAAGATCTCTTTCCCGAGATCGAAGACGACGAAGGAGTTTGCGTACCCTCGACGCACACCACCACGAAGAGTAAGATCAACCACCACCGCGAAACCCTCGCCAAAGCTCGCTCCCTCATTCCTAAGACCTGCAACGTGACGATATTCTCGACTACAACAAGAATCTCCCATGTCCTAAGGGACTCTTCTATCTCATCAACAGCCTACGAATTAATCGCGGATAATGTTCACGATTTCTAATCCCACGTCACACACGCATTCTCAAtgcaatttctctctcttcttttcttttaaaaacagCTTTAATTCcctccccccctttttttgttctagTTTTCTCGAATCGAACACACGTGCTTGCTTGCGAATCCttctataaaaacaaataatcctacttttatctctttctcttcctctctctctctctctctctgtctctctctctctctctctctctctctctctctctctctctctctctctctctctctctctctctctctctctcatacactcattcactcacttaCTCTCGCTCTCTgtcactttcttttctttattattatcgtcta
This window encodes:
- the LOC124949716 gene encoding leucine-rich repeat and immunoglobulin-like domain-containing nogo receptor-interacting protein 2 isoform X2, with the protein product MRERALARVSRWWLILLFVVVCVEGTQTPSSSSISGKRSSTGIECAAGCECTENEESLFCESRSFLGLGIPQEADTVILKNVQAAAIPVAALETSAALRSLIWTSSGIERIEPGVFRATESLESLNLGDNRLAELPSDVFHPLRRLQYLNLTGNRLITLPQVLFQGLDNLHEIRLATNHLSVLPFQAFGPVKGLLRLDLSENLLVSLPDHSFRPNKQLEELRLSANRLTKLPSRLFSGLALLKVLELADNEIDVLPRGLFAELTSLEYLDLAGNPVIRLTNAVFQGLSNLRWLNLERLPISKLPEDLWRPTSKLRTLLLSGTQLEILRDQNFAGLLELETLELTNSPLREISRHVLDDTPSLRRINLRDNDLAFLPANVAQLPYLGELQLQGNPWACDCRMFWFVKWAESRTHLRAAFKSGLRCGHEIDGTINTLQTLRYLNCTSPTLARVSFANQYLLLSSVLLECEFNGNPAPSLAWVTPKLKVLHWNPDPAFPDAFVEHPHIHGWKLDEPVDDDGRIRILENGSLYISKLLRQDVGIYRCFAINPIANATTYIMLAMDPITLHNIQIFSIVVGGVSATAFLLLTLFLQLIRYFFLRRVGATPRAKQIYQMLDNIEQYKSQQLERLRENYTQQVHRIKDNCVQQVEWIRDSYEGQMRHIRDIRDYGTSHLTALRDQYYDQVKRVRDYSTSQLNWVRENYVFQRNKIRKFSAHQVLRLRESYKYQQQTLNKVLENLPNLYFDNCRSGSCGKSDSVVFENSKEDGYGGPDTYFKAKINDMTAGTSLEDMNSEYYTPTELSSVSPHGMNTLEGIHINYIENSGPRAPLQIILPPPSPVILHCIEEYGSSTSVCNEFDQSKPVYKGSSAEILAGESRNVSEILGLLAPCTSLPELPRETKL
- the LOC124949716 gene encoding leucine-rich repeat and immunoglobulin-like domain-containing nogo receptor-interacting protein 2 isoform X1 yields the protein MRERALARVSRWWLILLFVVVCVEGTQTPSSSSISGKRSSTGIECAAGCECTENEESLFCESRSFLGLGIPQEADTVILKNVQAAAIPVAALETSAALRSLIWTSSGIERIEPGVFRATESLESLNLGDNRLAELPSDVFHPLRRLQYLNLTGNRLITLPQVLFQGLDNLHEIRLATNHLSVLPFQAFGPVKGLLRLDLSENLLVSLPDHSFRPNKQLEELRLSANRLTKLPSRLFSGLALLKVLELADNEIDVLPRGLFAELTSLEYLDLAGNPVIRLTNAVFQGLSNLRWLNLERLPISKLPEDLWRPTSKLRTLLLSGTQLEILRDQNFAGLLELETLELTNSPLREISRHVLDDTPSLRRINLRDNDLAFLPANVAQLPYLGELQLQGNPWACDCRMFWFVKWAESRTHLRAAFKSGLRCGHEIDGTINTLQTLRYLNCTSPTLARVSFANQYLLLSSVLLECEFNGNPAPSLAWVTPKLKVLHWNPDPAFPDAFVEHPHIHGWKLDEPVDDDGRIRILENGSLYISKLLRQDVGIYRCFAINPIANATTYIMLAMDPITLHNIQIFSIVVGGVSATAFLLLTLFLQLIRYFFLRCGCIKWCICCRRVGATPRAKQIYQMLDNIEQYKSQQLERLRENYTQQVHRIKDNCVQQVEWIRDSYEGQMRHIRDIRDYGTSHLTALRDQYYDQVKRVRDYSTSQLNWVRENYVFQRNKIRKFSAHQVLRLRESYKYQQQTLNKVLENLPNLYFDNCRSGSCGKSDSVVFENSKEDGYGGPDTYFKAKINDMTAGTSLEDMNSEYYTPTELSSVSPHGMNTLEGIHINYIENSGPRAPLQIILPPPSPVILHCIEEYGSSTSVCNEFDQSKPVYKGSSAEILAGESRNVSEILGLLAPCTSLPELPRETKL